The Bradysia coprophila strain Holo2 chromosome II, BU_Bcop_v1, whole genome shotgun sequence genome has a segment encoding these proteins:
- the LOC119080871 gene encoding protein yellow-like, whose translation MAKLLIFALSSLSAVVHCLTHYDVYYKWKRIEYELPDNIRLNSSEYVPENNIVSVIKIYENRMWITTPRYFRGVPVTLNVIPYNHRYHWWHPFLLLHNDSPKLKPFPSYDMNKMGDCNALQLVSALDVDHYGRLWVVDVGRVNVLEPYKMSGSALNLCPAKLLVFDVTGGRSDLIFTYTFPDNVAPNTTTILKEMQVACSTEDDCWAFIPDFALNRLVVYDHKHRESWTAQHPSMAPDPNKVVFLVNGMSSPFEF comes from the coding sequence ATGGCAAAGTTGTTAATCTTCGCTTTATCGTCGCTATCCGCAGTAGTTCACTGCTTGACTCACTACGACGTGTATTACAAGTGGAAGAGAATCGAATACGAATTACCCGACAATATTCGATTGAATTCATCGGAATATGTCCCGGAGAACAACATAGTGTCGGTGATAAAAATCTACGAGAATCGAATGTGGATTACAACGCCACGATACTTTCGAGGCGTACCAGTTACTCTAAATGTAATCCCGTACAATCATCGATATCATTGGTGGCATCCATTCCTCTTGCTTCACAACGACAGTCCAAAATTGAAGCCATTCCCGAGCTATGATATGAACAAAATGGGCGACTGTAATGCATTACAATTGGTGAGTGCGCTCGACGTCGATCACTATGGACGATTGTGGGTTGTGGACGTTGGCAGGGTTAACGTTCTGGAGCCGTATAAAATGTCCGGCTCAGCACTGAATTTGTGTCCAGCGAAATTGCTTGTTTTTGACGTAACAGGAGGTCGAAGTGATTTAATATTTACTTACACATTTCCGGACAATGTTGCTCCCAATACGACCACCATTTTGAAAGAGATGCAGGTAGCGTGCAGTACGGAAGACGATTGTTGGGCTTTTATTCCTGATTTCGCTTTGAACAGATTGGTTGTGTACGATCACAAACATCGAGAGTCTTGGACAGCTCAACACCCATCAATGGCACCAGATCCAAATAAAGTGGTTTTTTTAGTGAATGGTATGTCGTCGCCGTTTGAGTTTTAG